The genomic stretch aagaaatcaagCAGCAACCTGCGCAGACTTGAACTCCTCGCTAAATTCGTAATCAGTGTATCCCTTAGGATCCTTAACCAGGTAGAACTTCTCCCTCTCATAGGCCCTCAAAGGAATACCGGCCTTGACCTTGAAAGGCAAATCCGGGTTCGAAGTAAAAGGCCGTCCCATAGCAACAAGGGTATCATAATCCTTGTACTGAGAGTCGACAGCCTCCTTGGCCGACTCAGCCTTATACCCACCGGCCACCATGATCGGACCAGCCTTCTCATAAGCacggaaaaagaaatccaacgAGTCCGCACTGGGCTCATCAACCTCCGTGTTACCCGCAATGCGAGGCTCCACCAGATGCACATAAGCCAGCTTGAACTCCTTTGTCTTCTGCGCCAGATACTTGAACTGCGGGACGGGGTCCGCCATGCGCATACCCTGGAAGGTACTGAAGGGACTGAAGCGAATACCCGTCCTCTCCGCGCCAATGGCCTCCGTCACAGCCTTGGTGACCTCCAACGCGAACCGGGCGCGGTTCTCAACGCTACCGCCCCAGCTATCCGTCCGCTGGTTGACGGTATCCTGCGTAAACTGATCAATCAGGTACCCGTTCGCGCCGTGGATCTCAACTCCGTCGAACCCAGCCGCGATGGCGTTCTTCGCGGCCTGCGCGTAGTCGCGGATATAGTCGCggatctcatcctcggtcAATGCCCGGGGAACAGCGCCCTCGGGGGTCGCAGGCACAGCGCTACTAGAGACGAGGTCGTAGCCGGCCTTCTGCAGGTTGGCCGGGTTAGCGACACGGCCCAGCGCCCAGAGCTGCATGAAGATGTAGGAGCCCTTGGCGTGCACGGCGTCGGTGACGGTGCGCCATGCGGCGATCTGCGCCTCACTCCAGATCCCGGGGACATTGGGGTAGCCGCCGGCGCGAGGAGAAATGAGGGTCGCTTCCGTGATGAGGAGGGTTCCGGGGACGGAACCGCGCTGTTCGTAGTGTTCCTTGACTATGGGGAGGGGGACATGGTCGTCATCGTTTCGGAAGCGTGTTAACGGGGCCATCGTGATGCGATGGGCGAGCTGCATGCGCCCGACTTGAAGGGGGGAGAAAAGTTTCGAGgccatttttttttattcaaTTGGAAATaatatctcttcttctctctgtAAACACCTTTTTCTCGTTGAATTGGTGTTTTATATTGTATACTGGAGGTCCATGGAGCAAATGTACGACTTCCTTTTATACTATACTTCGgagacttttttttttccatttgtTTTTCGCCATTGATTTCCAATCATTGGCTTACATATCCGTAAGCAGAAAGTCTAAAGGTTAACctattttcttattttcttcccttcttttcggCACTTGTTCGATTTCCAGAACCTTCATTTTTGCCTCCACCCATGCGGCGCtccttactccgtatatccGATGTTCGATTTTTATTCCGGTTCATTAGTAATTTGGATCTATTATCAATCATGCTTTCATTATTTttatgatgtatgtacatgcctGCATGTATGGACAGCACTTGCGTTAGTGTACCTGATCCCTGTTGCTACTCCGTATCTCAACCACGACTGTCATGTTAACCTCGAGGATATTATTGCTACTATTCTCTTGATGACGGAATGTGAATTATCACGGCTTGTCGATTTTATAAACATCGAATTCGACTTGAGTCCAACCAGACTCTGATAAGGAGAAGACAATATCAACATCCCATTATACACTTGGACGGGGCAAAGCATCTGACTGGGTATATGTACGCCATCGCATTATATTTCCATCCACAAGGCAGTCCCTACTATTCTAAGAAGCAACCATCGCCCGTAATCCACCGGAACACCTTGAATGCTATCCTGGTTCGGCGTTCTGCGCCCCCggtagaagaaaagcaaaagagtaaaagaaCGAAGTATCCAAAAGtatataagaaaaaaaaaaaaaaaagcaaagccaTTGAATCCATGGTATACTGCCATCGCCGTCATACATATTCATCACACAAAGACGAAACTATTGCAATGCTGCAGGGTATTTGAGAACGAAAtttgaagaaataaaaaatcaGAAATCAACTCTCAAGTGTTCGTGCGGCAGCCTCAAGCTGCGCATTGAACGCCTTGATCTGGTTCAAGAGACCCCCTTGGGCTCCAGGGGCGCGGGAGCTCACATTGTCCGCAACGTTGCGGAGCATGAACTCCAGTCCAACCGTCAAAGATGGTTCTGACGAACCTGAATCGTCTGAGCCGTCTGCAGGTCGGTTTCGGCTTCGTTCGAGGGCTAGATCTAAGCTGTGTAGGGAATTGTTGATGTTAGTGCGCGCCTAGTATGGTGTTAGCTACAAGGTCAAGCGACAATGGTATCGTTGCGTGGGCCGACTTACCAGGCTTgcattttcctccttcgAGTGCTTCCTTCGTACTGCATCCATCTGCAATGCCACgccctccctttcttttcgtagTTGATACAGTCGGCTGCGCATATCCATCATTTCCCGCTTGGCCTTTTTCAGTTTGACCCCCAATACGAAATTACTGTCGAGCATTTCGCTCAGTTCGAAAAGGCGTCCTTCCAGCTCGGTGCCGAATGCTTCCACAGCCTTTTTCTTGGTGGTCCATTCTGAGCGCCGTGCTGCATTTCCCTCGTTGGAGATTCCGTTTTTGAGTGTTGTAAGCGTCTTCTCTAGTGTTTCTCGGCAGATTTGACTCAGAACATCAGCGACATTTACGCCTCCCCTACTAGGGAGTTTGGTTTTCTGTCTCGTCGAGAGCTCATCGGCAgactcctcctcctcgtcggaTAGTTCAGAAGGTTGAACATGGCCTCCAAGCGACGCGATATTAGCAAGACGGTGGACAGTTACGGGAACCGTCTCTCCGCGAGGCTGTCTGGGCTTCCTTCTAGTAGTGCGAGAAGCCTCTTCCTGATTTTCATTCTGAGCCGCAGGGTCTTCCTCACGCTGTGTGACTTCAGGACCCGTATTGGATAGTGACGGTCGGCCGCGTCCACGTTTGGGAGCTGAAgctggctctggctcttcAGGGGCTTCGGGTTGGCGCTCGGGTTCTGGCTCCGGCTCCCGCTCCTCTtttgaccttcttcctcgcttccTCTTTTCGCCAGCTGGTTTTGGCTCCCTTGAAGACTTGGGGTCAGGCTCAGCCTGAGTCTCCGGTTCTACCTCTGGTTCCGGTCCCTGGtctgaccttcttctccgttttctcttctcggTAACTGGTTCTGGCTCTTTGGGGACTTCGGGTTGGCCCTCAGGTTCTGGTTCCGGCTCTCGCTCCCCTCTggcccttcttcctcgtttCCTCCTCTCGGTAGCTGGTTCAGGATCTCTTGAAACTTCAGGCTCGGGCTCCACCTCCGGTTCTGGCTCCTGCTCCTGATCTGACCTCTTTCTCCGTTTCCTCCTTTCGGTAGCTGGTTTGGGTTCTTTTGGAACCTCGGGCTCGTTATGGGGCTCACTCTGGGGCTGCAGCTCCGGTTCCTCCTCTgacctccttcctcgttTCCTCTTTTCGCCAATTGGTTTGGGCTCCTTTGGACCTTCTGATTCAACATCTGgttcaggctcaggctcaggctcaggctccGCctgttttctctgttttctcttctcaccgGCTGGTCCTGGTGCCTCCACACTCTCTGGCGGGTCAAGAGCTCTCTTGCCGGGGCGTCCAACTTGCTTTTGTATGTGATTCGTCGCCTTTGACTTTTGACGCAACTGGCGACTCCCTCCAGATGCAGCCgaatcttcttcctccggcACATTACCCTCATCCAGAGGCTGGCCATTTTGTGTTTCACTGGCAAGAGAATCTTCCGTCAgctcttttgcttttctaCCCCGGGGCCTTTTCGTTGTCTGTTGCTGAGTCGGTATGCTCTCGCCCGGCATGCTTTCAGTCGAGGCAGCCTCGTGCTGCGTGCTTCCCTCATCCATTGCTGGGGATGATTGTGCTGATGTTCGCGGCCGGCCTCTGGACCGTCTCCCAGACTGTGATTTAGGGGAGTCCGTTTCCATGGATTTATCACGATTCGTGTCCAACGATGGTTCCCGTGGTCCTGGCTGCTGCGTACTCTCAGTCTCGGTCTCCGGCCGCTCAATACTCTGGGACCGTCGCTGATCAGCACTAGACCCTCGTTGTTTCCGCTTGCCGTTCGTGCTGTCTTCAAGCGCTGGCGTTCCATCAGCCCTCGACGACTCTCTCTGGGGCTCCGTGGGCTCTTGATGCACATCGTTCCGATCTGAACGTTCATCCTCTAGAGTGGGCGCCTCAGCTGCCGGGTTGTCCCACACTATCGCGGTGGTTGAATCAGGCGCTTCTTTGGATGCCTGGGTAATATCTGTAGTAGTTTGCATGGTTAAGTGTTCGTCGCGTGGTTCCGTAGGCTTGCTAGGCACAGGCGCGCTTGTCTGAACGCCATTTTGGAGAACCGGCGAATCTCGTTTTTCCTGTTGCGTGACTTCTGGCTCGACGGATACTCTTGAGCTCTGGCCAGGGGGCTCTATGGTGACGTTAGATAGTAAGCATGACCATAGCATTATTCCATGCACGTACCAATCTTCCTTCGCTTGCCACTTCGCCCGAGGTCCAACGCATCATCTTCCGGTATGTCGAATGTTGAGGGTCGCTCGGGGAGCGAGTTACGCGCCCCGCCTGGAGTTCGGAGCTGTCCACTGTCTTGTGATGGTGGAAGCTGCCTTTCTGGCGATAACAAAGGATGTTGCGTATTCTCCGAAGGTGAAGGTGGCTGTGGTGCGGCGGGGGGTTCGATGGAAATGTCAACATCGGCGGGTTGCGACGCGGCTTGTGGCGGCTCTTCGGGCGGGGGAGCGAAaccaaaagagaagccaAAATTCActtccttgatcttgcgTGTCCTAATCCATGATTTGCATTGTCAGCTCTCTgttgtcttcttcaatcGGTCGCGGGGTAAGACCAGCGCGTACCCAGCGCCGCGCTGCCGCATTTGCAGCCGCTCCTCTCGATCTGCGGGATTCATTAGTTTGAAGATAGATTCAACGGCTTCATTGGGAGTGCATACTGGAGGCCATAATCGAGAAGCGGCGCCTCGGCGAGCTCAACGCGCAAATCTACGCGAGATTTAGGTGTAAAGGTCCAAGGAGGTGTTGCGCCGAAATCAATGATGGAGCGTGTATTCGATCATACTTTCGGGGATGCTGACTTTCCCAAAATAGCCTGGTCTTTCTGGTTCGGGAAAAGCGTGGTCTCAATGCTTGGCGGGAAGTATTCTTTGCTCGTTGCGTTGAATATCTTTTTGTATATAATTGAAACAATGTGGTGATTTCTATAGAGCATATCGGTAGGTGTATTTGGTAGATGGAGATCCAGAAGActaaaacaagaaaaaaggtaTAGTAGAGCAATGATGGTAAGGAAATAGGAACAATATATATCGTTTGACACATAGAGCCGTTTCATACTTCAAGACTACTAGTCATATAGACTCTCCAAGGACTAATCGAGCCAGTGAAGAATAGAACTGAAACTGACGGAGCTGAGCAGCCATGCCAAGGACATGCATCTCTTGATCTGCAAGAACATA from Aspergillus oryzae RIB40 DNA, chromosome 1 encodes the following:
- a CDS encoding alkene reductase (NADH:flavin oxidoreductase/12-oxophytodienoate reductase), whose protein sequence is MASKLFSPLQVGRMQLAHRITMAPLTRFRNDDDHVPLPIVKEHYEQRGSVPGTLLITEATLISPRAGGYPNVPGIWSEAQIAAWRTVTDAVHAKGSYIFMQLWALGRVANPANLQKAGYDLVSSSAVPATPEGAVPRALTEDEIRDYIRDYAQAAKNAIAAGFDGVEIHGANGYLIDQFTQDTVNQRTDSWGGSVENRARFALEVTKAVTEAIGAERTGIRFSPFSTFQGMRMADPVPQFKYLAQKTKEFKLAYVHLVEPRIAGNTEVDEPSADSLDFFFRAYEKAGPIMVAGGYKAESAKEAVDSQYKDYDTLVAMGRPFTSNPDLPFKVKAGIPLRAYEREKFYLVKDPKGYTDYEFSEEFKSAQVAA
- a CDS encoding uncharacterized protein (predicted protein), giving the protein MDEGSTQHEAASTESMPGESIPTQQQTTKRPRGRKAKELTEDSLASETQNGQPLDEGNVPEEEDSAASGGSRQLRQKSKATNHIQKQVGRPGKRALDPPESVEAPGPAGEKRKQRKQAEPEPEPEPEPDVESEGPKEPKPIGEKRKRGRRSEEEPELQPQSEPHNEPEVPKEPKPATERRKRRKRSDQEQEPEPEVEPEPEVSRDPEPATERRKRGRRARGEREPEPEPEGQPEVPKEPEPVTEKRKRRRRSDQGPEPEVEPETQAEPDPKSSREPKPAGEKRKRGRRSKEEREPEPEPERQPEAPEEPEPASAPKRGRGRPSLSNTGPEVTQREEDPAAQNENQEEASRTTRRKPRQPRGETVPVTVHRLANIASLGGHVQPSELSDEEEESADELSTRQKTKLPSRGGVNVADVLSQICRETLEKTLTTLKNGISNEGNAARRSEWTTKKKAVEAFGTELEGRLFELSEMLDSNFVLGVKLKKAKREMMDMRSRLYQLRKEREGVALQMDAVRRKHSKEENASLLRSSPRTKPKPTCRRLRRFRFVRTIFDGWTGVHAPQRCGQCELPRPWSPRGSLEPDQGVQCAA